A single window of Oenanthe melanoleuca isolate GR-GAL-2019-014 unplaced genomic scaffold, OMel1.0 S001, whole genome shotgun sequence DNA harbors:
- the LOC130266002 gene encoding olfactory receptor 14A16-like encodes MSNSSSISHFLLLPLEDTRQLQLLHFCLFLGISLAALLGNGLIISAVACGHYLHTPMFFFLLNLALTDLGCICTTVPKAMHNSLWDTRNISYSGCAAQVFFFLFFMSAEYFLLTIMCYDRYVSICKPLHYGTLLGSRACAHMAAAACASAFLYSLLHTANTFCLLLCHGHALNQFFCEIPQILKLSCSKSYLRELGILAVRVCLDFGCFVFIAFSYVQIFRAVLRIPSEQGRHKAFSTCLPHLAVVSIFLSTAFFAYLKPPSLSSTSLDLTMSVLYSVVPPVLNPLIYSLRNQELKAAAWTLMTGCFQEH; translated from the coding sequence atgtccaacagcagctccatcagccacttcctcctgctgccactggaaGACAcacggcagctgcagctcctgcacttctgcctcttcctgggcatctccctggctgccctcctgggcaatGGCCTCATtatcagcgccgtagcctgcggccactacctgcacacccccatgttcttcttcctgctcaacctggccctcactgacctgggctgcatctgcaccactgtgcccaaagccatgcacaattccctctgggacaccaggaacatctcctactctggatgtgctgctcaggtgtttttctttctgttcttcatgtcagcagagtatttcctcctgaccatcatgtgctacgaccgctacgtgtccatctgcaaacccctgcactacgggaccctcctgggtagcagagcttgtgcccacatggcagcagctgcctgtgccagtgcctttctctattcactgctgcacacagccaatacattttgCCTGCTCCTGTGCCATGGCCATGCCCTGAaccagttcttctgtgaaatcccacagatcctcaagctctcctgctccaaatCCTACCTCAGGGAACTTGGGATTCTTGCTGTTAGGGTTTGTTTAGATTTTggctgttttgtgttcattgctttctcctatgtgcagatcttcagggccgTGCTGAGGATCCcttctgagcagggacggcacaaagccttttccacctgcctccctcacctggctgtggtttcCATCTTCCTCAGCACTGCATTCTTTGCCTACCTGAAGCCCCCCTCCTTGTCATCCACATCCCTGGATCTGACAATGTCAGTTTTatactcagtggtgcctccagtcctgaaccccctcatctacagcctgaggaatcAGGAGCTCAAGGCTGCAGCGTGGACACTGATGACTGGATGCTTTCAGGAACATTAA